The window GGTTCCTTTGGGCATAGTTTTTCTGAGCAGTGGAAGCAGAACGCTCTGAGCATGTTCAAACAGTCCACCCACGCCTTCTCCAGTTTTGGCACTTGTTTCAAAATACAGTCTCTTCGGATCCAGTCCTTTCAAGCACGTATCTTGAACTCCTTTTGCAGACTCAAGTTGCGTTCTATAAAGTTCCTCGGCCAACTCCTCACCCTGGCTTGATTTGATTTGTCTTCCTTTAGTATCCACGAGATCGAGTTTGGTTCCAGCCACAAGAGTGAGGCAGTTAGTAACAGAGTCCTCTAACAAAGGAATAAATGTCTCTATGAGTTTATCCAGGCTGGTAGCGTCGGTGAGATCGAATGCTAAAATGGCCACTGAAGCTCCTCGACAATAAAACGCAGATAGAGCAGCGTATTTCTCTTCACCGGCCGTATCCTGCAAGGGggaatataatattatactgattacTCGATTCAAAACAGTGGAAGAAAACtgcatattataattaatacaatAGAGTATAAACGATATAAGCTGCACACTAGCTGAGTTTGCGATGCCTTGGTTAGTTTCTAAGTACCAGCATACAGGTTATATGGGTTCAACATTTAAAAGCATGACCTTGCAATCAGAACTAACACTCTGGGTAACACTATCACACTAAGTACTCACTGTTGTATAGTGAGCTATATGTAGAGCCCATTAACATACAAGGTAGCAACACACAGGCAGCTCTCACTCACCCAGACAGCCACTGTCCAGTCCTCCCATCGCTTGAGGGCTAGAGACGCACCCACACTCTGAATAAATACACAACCATCACCATAGTGATTATCACGTTGGGATAAAGACACAACCATTACAGTAATGTCATATTATACCTACTTTCATGCTGCTAGGATATGCCCGTGATAATTCCCTGTTTGATACAAGATCTTGCAGATCATTTTGTCTGGCTTGCTAAAAAGTACTTTGCAAGCGAGTTACTATGGTAGGGGAGTAGATGCGCAGCGTAGCATACTGCATAGCCAATCACATAGGATATATAACTATTTATGGCAACATAAACCACCTTGCCCTCGGGCTTGGTGGGTTTACTGACACAAATCCCTAGAACCATAGTTTTTACTACATACACCCAAGCTTTCATAATACCATAAATAGATTCATAAAAGATTACTTAGAAAATTACTTAGAACATTTTTTAACTATTGACTACAGTATTTGATAGAAAGAAAGTGAAAATGAAGCCTAACTTGATTACCTTAACACCACACTTTATGGTATATAGTACTCACAGAAATTGTGTCTGCGAATTTGTCATTTAGGTAACGTTGAATTAGGCACGTCTTCCCAATATTTGCACAGCCGAGAATAATGAGCTTAGCATCTCTGCAGAAAAGGTATTATATAATACTTTCAACTAGCTGTAGCATGCTTATAGACTTTATGCAGAGACAAACTATGGCAGCTAGATATCTCATTAACAACACTCTTACGCCTTGGACTTGACTTCAGCAGATGAGGCCATGTTCAGAAGCAAACAGCAACAAGAAGCCAATCGATATCACAGATGACTTCACAAGAGTTCTTCTGCGCTAAGTTAGAAGGTGGGCGTGTCCGACCTACCCTAAAGAGGTAGGACAACAATTTCACATTACATCATCAACACTGGaattgtgggtggagctttcTTTACATTCAGtactctcttctcttcttTGTTCAACCTCAACTCAAACTATAGCTCTGCGATGGATGAGAGTGGTATGGATCCAGGGTCCACTCCTCCGGCACCGTCTACCCACAAGTATATGTCAGTCCCTGAGAAAATAGAGCTGACCAGTGGTGGAGTAAGGGATGGATATTCTACTGGTAGTGAAGCCTGGATGGATCAGTCTAGCTATAGGCCTATGAATGTGAGGAGGCTCTTAGTTAAAAAGCATACCAGTATTAATTAGCGTTTCGTGTTTAGCCAGCTGTAGTGTACACATGCCTGTGAAAGTGTGAACAAATTCATGTTATTGAAACTATGTTAGTCGATGTTGGCCAAATTGTTTGTGAACGTAATCGTCTAATGCTTCGCCCTTACAGGTACCTGATATGATCACACTGGAGCAGCCTATTGCTGCTGCTGAAGGAAGACCCTCCAGAGAGACTGACCAATCACAAGCCAGTCGACTGATTACCGAGGGCGGGGGAGAGTCAAGGCCTCAGATACAGCAAATGGAGCCTCCTAACTGGTACATATTCCCTATCCTGGGGTTGCCTTATGATGATGTAGCTATACCAGCACCAAGTTGTAAGGTGGTATACTTTTAATTATGTGGCGAGGTTTTACTATATGTGAGCCAACTGTTGGCAAAATCTTGCATATTTG of the Halichondria panicea chromosome 2, odHalPani1.1, whole genome shotgun sequence genome contains:
- the LOC135332124 gene encoding ras-related protein Rab-20-like, coding for MASSAEVKSKADAKLIILGCANIGKTCLIQRYLNDKFADTISSVGASLALKRWEDWTVAVWDTAGEEKYAALSAFYCRGASVAILAFDLTDATSLDKLIETFIPLLEDSVTNCLTLVAGTKLDLVDTKGRQIKSSQGEELAEELYRTQLESAKGVQDTCLKGLDPKRLYFETSAKTGEGVGGLFEHAQSVLLPLLRKTMPKGTKSSSKITVLNSEPPAGKSRCCSS
- the LOC135332126 gene encoding uncharacterized protein LOC135332126, encoding MDESGMDPGSTPPAPSTHKYMSVPEKIELTSGGVRDGYSTGSEAWMDQSSYRPMNVPDMITLEQPIAAAEGRPSRETDQSQASRLITEGGGESRPQIQQMEPPNWPQEHQEPQAVVQESPAIANLDKRVRSLEQQVQRLRDIAGSRNGPGGEIRQGNNFWYVVTFAGWMMIPLIVMYMNRYRR